In the genome of Gemmatimonadaceae bacterium, the window CTGAATGTCCGGAGCCGCCTCCCATACGGTCTCAAGCAGGTGCGCGCGTCCTTGCACACGTCCGCGGCGCTCGGCAAGCGTCAGCAACAGCTTGAACTCCGTCGGGGTCAGTTCCACCGGCTGATTCTCGACCAGCACGGTCATGGCGGCGCGATCAATTCGCAGCGGGCCAATGATAAGGCTGTCTGCTGTCGCCGCCGGAATGTTGCCGGCCCGACGCAAGATGGCTCCAACGCGCAAGACCAGCTCGGCGGGACTGAACGGTTTGGTGAGATAATCATCAGCGCCGAGCGACAGCCCTCGAATGCGATCCGGCTCTTCGCGACGAGCCGTCAGCATCAGGACGGCCACGTCACGGGTGGCTTCGTCACCGCGAAGCACCTCCAGCACATCGAAGCCGGACATTCCCGGCAGCATCAGGTCGAGCACGATGAGCGAGTACCGTTCCCGTCGTACCGCTTCGAGTGCATCCTGACCGGTCGACGCCGTGGCCAGACGATAGCCGGCTTTTCCGAGATGGTACGCCACCAGGGCCACGATGTCGGGCTCGTCGTCAACAACAAGGATGCGTTCGACGGAAGACGGTGCAGGATTCATGCGGCTCAGATGTCGGCTGGCGCTGTCGGTACGAACGCCGGCGTGGGCGACGCCGCGCGCGCCAGATGACGCGCGGTGAGGCGCCGATGGATTTTGGCGACGATCATCTCGATCGCCACGGTATTACTGCCACCTCGCGGGACAATCACGTCGGCGTACCGCTTGCTGGGTTCCACAAACTGCAGGTGCATCGGTTGCACGGTGGTCAGGTATTGCTCCAGCACCGACTCCAGCGTGCGACCGCGCACCGCCGTGTCCCGGCGAATGCGACGGATCAAACGGATGTCAGGATCGGCATCCACGAACACCTTCACATCGCACAGCTCACGCACTGCGGGGTCCGAGAGTAGCAGGATCCCGTCGATGACGACCACGTCAGCGGGTTCAATGGCCCGCGTTCGTGTGCTGCGAGAATGTGAGGCGAACTCGTACACCGGCATCTCCACCCGCTCACCGCGCGACAGCGCCGCGAGATGGGCGGTCAGGAGCTCCACGTCAAAGGCATCCGGATGATCCCAGTTGACATGCTGCAACTGCTGGAGCGTCAGGTGGCGGAAGTCGCGGTAGTACGCATCCATTTCCAGGAATGCGACCGAGGCGTCCGGAAGCGCCTCGGCAACCTTGCGGGCTACCGTGGACTTCCCGGATCCAGTCCCGCCCGCAATGCCGATGATGAGCGGCTTCACAACGGTGGAACTCGCACTGCCGAATCTGATTGCAACACCACGATGAACATCCTGCCTGAGGGTCGTGTCAGGCCTGCCACGACCGAGTAACGATTACGTATCGGTGGCCCGGTCCGACGTTGAATACATGGAACTTCGCGGCCGACGGCGGGCCGGGGGAGGGGTGCCGCCGGATTCGGCCGCATTCAATCGGCGGCTACGGGTGGAGCGGGTGCTGGACGGTCACTAGCATTCGCCCATGAGACCACGGTGCGGGTTGGTGTACCCCCTTCGGATTGGCAGACGGCGGGCGGCAACGCTCGGGGCCCTGATGCTGTCGGTCAACGGGTGGGCGTCGGCCCTCAGCGCCCAAGGGGCCGATCGATACGATCTGGTGGTGGCCGCGACCACCGATGTGCACGGTCGCCTGCGCGCCTGGGACTACTACGCGAACGCTGCGGACCCGACACGAACGCTGGCCGGCGCGGCCACCATCGTCGATTCCCTGCGCCGAGCCAATCCCGGGCGGGTGGTGCTGGTGGATGGCGGCGACCTGCTGCAGGGCAATCCGCTGTTGTTTGTGGCCGCCAAGGTCAATCAGCCTCCTGTTCATCCGGCCATTGCCGCCATGAACGTCATGCAATACGACGCGGCAGTCCTGGGCAATCACGAGTTCAACTACGGCGTGCCGTTGCTCAAGCGTGCGGTGTCCCAAGCGGCCTTTCCGTTCCTGGCCGCCAATGTGCGCGACGCCGGTGGCACGCCCTTTGTGGCACCGATGACGATGATCACGCGGCGTATGCCGCGCGGCGGTGTGGTGCGTATCGGCATCATTGGCGGTACCACACCGGGCTCCATGGTGTGGGACGCGGAAAACCTGCGCGCGGCGCGACTGACCATCACGGATATCATTCCCGCGGTGCGGCGCTCCGTTGCGGATGCGCGACGTCAACGGGCCGATGTCATCGTGGTGCTGCTGCATTCCGGGCTTAATGAAGAGGCCACCTACGATACCGTCGCCACGCAGTTGCCGTCGGAGAACGTGGCGGCGCGATTGCCGCGCGAAATTGATGGCATCGACCTGGTCGTCTATGGTCATTCCCACCGTGAGCTCGTCGACTCGACAATCAATGGCGCCCTGCTCATGCAGCCGCGCAATTGGGCGGCCAGTGTGGCGGTCGCGTCACTCACGATGGAACGCCTCCGCGGTCGGTGGCATGTTGCGGCGCACCGAGGACAGTCGGTGCGCGTGGCGGGACATGCCGAGTCGCCCACGGTGCTTGCCGCGACAACCGCCTCCCATCAGGCGGCGGTGGCGTGGGTGATGGCGCCGGCTGGTCGCACCACCGTGGCGTGGCGGGCGGATAGCGCCCGCGTTGCGGATATGCCCGTGACCGACCTGGTGAACGAAATCATGCGGCGCGCCACCGGCGCGGATCTGTCCGCCACGGCCGCGTTCTCAATTGATGCGGGGCTGGACAGCGGCATCATCACCATCGCAGCGCTGAGCAAGCTCTACCCATACGAGAATCTGCTCCGCGCCGTGAAGATTTCCGGTGCGCAGTTGCGCGCCTACCTTGAACACTCGGCGCGCTACTATCGGTCGCTTGACGCGAATGGCCGAGCGCCCGCCGATGGCATTGTTGATCCGGCGATCCCGGGATTCAATTTCGATGTGGTGGCCGGCGCGGACTACACGATTGATCTTGCGCGCCCCCTGGGGTCGCGCCTCGTCAGGCTGACGGTGCACGGCCGCACGGTGGCGCCCACGGATTCGTTCACTATGGCGCTCAACAGCTATCGCGCCAGTGGTGGTGGCGGCTACACGATGTTGGTGGGCGCGCCGGTGGTGTATCGGCGCGACGTCGACATCCGACAGCTGGTGATCGACGAAGTGCAGCGGGTCGCCTCGCTGGGCAAGGCGCTGATCCCGGCGGAGTACGCGACGCGCAACTGGACGCTCGAACCGGCGGCTGCGCGCGGGGCGGCGTTTGCGGAGCAGATGCGCGGTCGCCAATCGGAGGCGTCCGGCAGTGCACCGTCACCGACCTCCCGAACCGCGTCCGTTACGCCACCTGGTGGCCGCCCAACCGGCATGGTGCGCGTGATTGCTTTCAGCGATTTTCACGCCGCGCTCCTTCCTTCGGGAGAACCGGGACGGGAAACGGGCGGCGCGGTGGCACTGTCGGCGGCGATTCGCCGCGCACAGCGAGAATGCACGGGCACCTGTCGCAGCGTGGTCATTCATGCGGGTGACTTGTTCACCGGACAGCCGGCCTCTGATTGGGATGCCGGACGGCCAACTGTTGCCGTGATGAATCGTCTGGACGTGGCGGCCGGCGCCCTGGGCAATCACGAGTTCGATTTCGGGCAGGACACGCTGCGAAAGCGCTCGGGCGAATTGCGTCATCGACTGCTGGCGGTGAACGTGCGTGATCGGAGCAACCGCATGCCACCATGGGTGCGCGACGACACCGTGGTCAGTCGCGACGGTATCCGCATTGGCATTGTCGGTGCGGCCGGGACACATACGAGCACCACGACCAAGCGCCGCA includes:
- a CDS encoding response regulator transcription factor, translating into MNPAPSSVERILVVDDEPDIVALVAYHLGKAGYRLATASTGQDALEAVRRERYSLIVLDLMLPGMSGFDVLEVLRGDEATRDVAVLMLTARREEPDRIRGLSLGADDYLTKPFSPAELVLRVGAILRRAGNIPAATADSLIIGPLRIDRAAMTVLVENQPVELTPTEFKLLLTLAERRGRVQGRAHLLETVWEAAPDIQTRTVDMHIQRLRTKLGVAGDLIETVRGFGYRLRAAAARGS
- the udk gene encoding uridine kinase, with protein sequence MKPLIIGIAGGTGSGKSTVARKVAEALPDASVAFLEMDAYYRDFRHLTLQQLQHVNWDHPDAFDVELLTAHLAALSRGERVEMPVYEFASHSRSTRTRAIEPADVVVIDGILLLSDPAVRELCDVKVFVDADPDIRLIRRIRRDTAVRGRTLESVLEQYLTTVQPMHLQFVEPSKRYADVIVPRGGSNTVAIEMIVAKIHRRLTARHLARAASPTPAFVPTAPADI
- a CDS encoding 5'-nucleotidase C-terminal domain-containing protein, translating into MLSVNGWASALSAQGADRYDLVVAATTDVHGRLRAWDYYANAADPTRTLAGAATIVDSLRRANPGRVVLVDGGDLLQGNPLLFVAAKVNQPPVHPAIAAMNVMQYDAAVLGNHEFNYGVPLLKRAVSQAAFPFLAANVRDAGGTPFVAPMTMITRRMPRGGVVRIGIIGGTTPGSMVWDAENLRAARLTITDIIPAVRRSVADARRQRADVIVVLLHSGLNEEATYDTVATQLPSENVAARLPREIDGIDLVVYGHSHRELVDSTINGALLMQPRNWAASVAVASLTMERLRGRWHVAAHRGQSVRVAGHAESPTVLAATTASHQAAVAWVMAPAGRTTVAWRADSARVADMPVTDLVNEIMRRATGADLSATAAFSIDAGLDSGIITIAALSKLYPYENLLRAVKISGAQLRAYLEHSARYYRSLDANGRAPADGIVDPAIPGFNFDVVAGADYTIDLARPLGSRLVRLTVHGRTVAPTDSFTMALNSYRASGGGGYTMLVGAPVVYRRDVDIRQLVIDEVQRVASLGKALIPAEYATRNWTLEPAAARGAAFAEQMRGRQSEASGSAPSPTSRTASVTPPGGRPTGMVRVIAFSDFHAALLPSGEPGRETGGAVALSAAIRRAQRECTGTCRSVVIHAGDLFTGQPASDWDAGRPTVAVMNRLDVAAGALGNHEFDFGQDTLRKRSGELRHRLLAVNVRDRSNRMPPWVRDDTVVSRDGIRIGIVGAAGTHTSTTTKRRNVADLTFVDPAPLISERIRTLRASGAQVVVAVIHDGGRCEAGTATECHGGGIDVAQRLTERPDAFIIGHSHVNVDLRINGFPVVEPASSGRAIQVVDIPLEGGDAVSTLRTIAAADSVGADPMVDSIVRAAVVRVRGRMNRPVATMAVAMPRTGNQYGLGNLVADAARIMGNGDFGAWNNGGIRADVPSGLITYGGVHAISPFGNVLVRLRVRGDQVRAMVERGLLRGRPDIHVSGLLVDFDPARPQWDRVVHLTTSDGTPLVSTRLYTMIINDFMLDDPDNSDRLTSVSQEVLTIRDIDAVAGYLTRQPQPVRSSATPRIRTVAPGGIR